A stretch of Ligilactobacillus faecis DNA encodes these proteins:
- a CDS encoding putative polysaccharide biosynthesis protein: MKNEQVKKTMKGALILSVASLIAKILSAVYRIPFENIVGNTGFYVYQQVYPLYGIGMTFALTGFPVYISKLVAEKRSEAEKLRLVQQLFVILCVFSVLTFSGLRIFAPLIAKAMGDLKLAELIKSVAWMLLFMPFLAVGRGYYQGTFNMVKTAVSQVTEQFVRVGLIILAALLFARLDWSLYKMGALAMFASSVGAFVACLSFVGFYRKKFFKRVKAPQTSYLALTEKLFTDGLILCLFASMMVLLQLIDSFTVVRGLFSNGFLPADAKNIKGIYDRAQPLVQLGMVLAVGFSSTLLPTLSHALQQKKLAEFRRISSVMLRVSIAMAVAATFGIIVLMPQINTLLFGDAHLSLTLSVYALSIIFITVIGTYNSILQSLNQFLITVFGLILALIVKLILNVWLIGRLNIMGASLATVISLIVALGWILAFIPDLVKGLFKTGYFWIKLALATGLMYGSVWLLLRLLGPLFGTGRLECLGLVFLGALLGASVFLVVALSSKLFSVREWLLLPGGRKILSLWQNILRKKESK; encoded by the coding sequence ATGAAAAATGAGCAAGTCAAAAAGACGATGAAAGGCGCCTTGATCTTATCGGTCGCTTCTTTGATCGCTAAGATCTTGAGTGCTGTTTATCGGATCCCTTTTGAAAATATCGTTGGAAATACTGGCTTTTATGTCTATCAACAAGTTTATCCCCTCTATGGGATCGGGATGACGTTTGCTTTGACTGGTTTTCCAGTCTATATTTCCAAATTAGTGGCTGAAAAGCGTAGTGAGGCAGAAAAGTTGCGGTTAGTCCAACAACTTTTTGTTATTTTATGTGTTTTTTCAGTACTGACTTTTAGTGGCCTGCGTATTTTTGCGCCTCTGATCGCCAAAGCCATGGGCGACCTTAAGTTAGCGGAGTTGATCAAAAGTGTCGCTTGGATGCTACTTTTCATGCCTTTTTTGGCAGTTGGACGGGGCTATTATCAAGGAACGTTCAATATGGTCAAAACAGCTGTTTCACAAGTAACAGAGCAATTTGTCCGTGTCGGGCTCATCATTTTAGCGGCACTTTTGTTTGCGCGTTTGGATTGGAGCTTATACAAAATGGGCGCTTTAGCGATGTTTGCCTCAAGTGTGGGGGCCTTTGTTGCTTGCCTTAGTTTTGTGGGCTTTTACCGTAAAAAGTTTTTTAAGCGCGTTAAAGCACCCCAGACGAGCTATCTGGCGTTGACTGAAAAACTTTTCACAGATGGTTTGATCTTATGTTTATTTGCGTCAATGATGGTCTTATTGCAACTGATCGATTCTTTTACAGTCGTGCGTGGTCTTTTTAGTAATGGCTTTTTGCCAGCTGACGCTAAAAACATTAAAGGGATCTATGATCGTGCTCAGCCACTCGTTCAGCTAGGGATGGTCTTAGCCGTTGGTTTTTCTTCAACGCTTTTGCCGACGTTGAGTCATGCGCTTCAGCAAAAAAAGCTGGCAGAATTTCGGCGGATCTCAAGTGTGATGTTGCGCGTAAGTATCGCAATGGCCGTTGCCGCCACTTTTGGGATAATCGTTTTAATGCCACAGATCAATACTTTGCTCTTTGGGGATGCACATTTGAGCTTAACGTTATCTGTCTATGCCTTGAGTATCATCTTCATTACGGTGATCGGGACTTATAATTCGATCTTACAAAGTTTGAACCAATTTTTGATCACAGTTTTTGGGTTGATCTTAGCGTTGATCGTCAAGTTGATCCTCAATGTTTGGTTGATCGGGCGTTTGAATATCATGGGAGCTAGCTTAGCGACAGTTATCAGTTTGATCGTAGCTCTTGGGTGGATCTTGGCTTTTATTCCAGATCTAGTCAAAGGGCTGTTTAAGACAGGTTATTTTTGGATCAAATTGGCTTTAGCAACAGGTTTGATGTATGGCAGTGTTTGGTTGCTTTTACGCCTATTAGGACCTTTATTTGGCACTGGACGTTTAGAATGTTTAGGTCTTGTTTTTCTAGGAGCCCTATTAGGAGCAAGTGTTTTTTTAGTAGTTGCCTTGAGCTCAAAACTTTTCTCAGTGCGTGAATGGCTACTCTTACCAGGTGGGAGAAAGATCTTAAGCCTATGGCAAAATATTTTACGAAAGAAGGAAAGCAAATGA
- the mfd gene encoding transcription-repair coupling factor codes for MELTKAFSSIEEVATWSKHAKEPGRHLLTGLSGSAKTLFLAEEFASSEGSLIVVCDDLYHAQQLAHDLENVLSPEEIKLFQVEETLAVELATSSPEFRAERIETLQALANGEKCLVVTSLSGIRRPLAPLDLWQKQALTLEVAQTYDFSKLIQKLVQMGYTKQKQVERPGDLAVRGSIIDVFPLTAKEPLRADFFDDELDALKVFSVTDQRSLENITKAQILPATELIADQETLEKASATLEESLAKLSKPAPELVEAIRRLTTAFANQIILLEALPYSELLYPKLTSLFDYLPANGRVVFDDQPKLRAKEKKLVQEEQEWQVEMLEKHKLLPGLKLSLELRELEKKLTCPEIFLALFQKGMGRMRFEQSLDLKARSVQQFFGQMELLKAEIKRWQAAGQTVVILVSSEKRRKKLTEMFTENQLKYLLTEVDQLQKGQVQLVIGQLESGFELPEANLVVLTENELFTKRVRKQAKRQTMKNADRLKSYTDLKKGDYVVHVNHGIGRFMGMETLEIGGRHQDYMTLVYQDDAKLFIPVTQLDRIQKYVSAEGKEPKINKLGSNKWAKTKSKVAAKIEDIADELIELYAERSAKKGHAFSPDTSYQAEFEEAFPFTETPDQLRSAKEIKRDMEKERPMDRLLIGDVGYGKTEVALRAAFKAIEDGKQVAFLAPTTVLAQQHYETMVARFEGFPVEIGILSRFSTPKQVKETLEALKTGQCDVIVGTHRLLSKDVKFADLGLLIIDEEQRFGVKHKERLKELKASIDVLTLTATPIPRTLNMSMLGVRDLSVIETAPLDRYPIQTYVMEQNYSVIIDGIRRELSRGGQVFYLHNRVDDIEQTVGQLKDLVPEAKIAYIHGQMTETQLEGILVDFIAGRYDVLVTTTIIETGVDIPNANTLFVEDADRMGLSQLYQLRGRVGRSNRVAYAYFMYRPDKVLTEISEKRLEAIKDFTELGSGFKIAMRDLSIRGAGNLLGKQQHGFIDSVGYELYTQMLNEAVARKRGVKEKIKTNCQLELQLEAYLPASYIEDPRQKIEIYKRIHQLENKEQYEEIKEDLIDRFGEYPIEVARLLEIGRLKLYADHALLASITQKSPLKVDLVLSPKAKLSGRDLLQATSASSVGAIYKDESKTLALTWQPTDAAKLLSELSAICERLMLAQDNAPVVEENADEK; via the coding sequence ATGGAGCTGACAAAAGCTTTTAGTAGTATCGAAGAAGTGGCGACTTGGTCAAAGCATGCTAAAGAGCCAGGGCGCCATTTGTTGACAGGACTTTCAGGTTCAGCTAAAACGCTCTTTTTAGCTGAAGAGTTTGCAAGTTCTGAGGGATCTTTGATCGTTGTGTGTGATGATCTTTATCATGCCCAACAACTTGCGCATGACTTGGAAAACGTCCTTAGCCCAGAAGAGATCAAGCTCTTTCAAGTTGAAGAAACGCTAGCCGTTGAATTAGCAACGAGCTCACCTGAGTTTCGGGCTGAACGGATCGAAACGTTGCAGGCGTTAGCGAACGGTGAAAAATGCCTTGTAGTAACTTCTCTTTCGGGGATCAGACGGCCATTGGCACCACTTGATCTCTGGCAAAAACAAGCTTTAACGTTAGAAGTTGCTCAGACATATGATTTTAGTAAACTCATCCAAAAATTAGTTCAAATGGGCTATACTAAGCAAAAACAAGTCGAACGGCCAGGTGATCTAGCTGTTCGTGGTTCGATCATCGATGTCTTTCCTTTAACCGCTAAAGAGCCATTGCGGGCTGATTTCTTTGATGATGAATTAGATGCGTTGAAAGTCTTTTCTGTGACTGATCAGCGCAGTTTAGAAAATATCACTAAAGCCCAGATCTTGCCAGCAACTGAACTGATAGCCGACCAAGAAACTTTGGAAAAAGCAAGTGCTACTTTAGAAGAAAGTTTAGCTAAGCTTTCAAAACCAGCACCTGAATTAGTTGAAGCGATCAGACGTTTAACGACGGCTTTTGCAAATCAGATCATTTTGCTCGAAGCGTTGCCGTATAGTGAACTGCTTTATCCTAAATTGACGAGTTTGTTTGATTATTTACCAGCAAACGGACGTGTCGTTTTTGACGACCAACCAAAGTTACGTGCAAAAGAAAAAAAACTTGTCCAAGAAGAGCAAGAGTGGCAAGTTGAGATGCTAGAAAAACATAAGCTCTTGCCGGGGTTGAAACTGAGCTTAGAGCTAAGAGAACTAGAAAAGAAATTAACTTGTCCAGAGATCTTTTTAGCTCTTTTCCAAAAAGGGATGGGACGGATGCGTTTTGAACAGAGTTTGGACCTCAAAGCGCGTTCAGTTCAACAATTTTTTGGGCAAATGGAACTCTTAAAGGCTGAGATCAAACGTTGGCAAGCAGCTGGTCAAACAGTCGTTATCTTAGTTTCCAGTGAAAAAAGGCGCAAGAAACTGACTGAGATGTTTACGGAAAACCAGCTCAAGTATTTATTGACAGAAGTAGATCAACTTCAAAAAGGTCAAGTCCAACTTGTTATTGGACAGTTGGAGAGCGGTTTTGAATTGCCAGAAGCCAATTTAGTCGTTTTGACTGAAAATGAACTTTTTACCAAGCGTGTTCGGAAACAAGCTAAGCGCCAAACGATGAAAAATGCTGATCGCTTAAAAAGTTATACCGATCTGAAAAAGGGCGACTATGTCGTGCATGTGAATCATGGGATCGGACGTTTCATGGGAATGGAGACGTTAGAGATCGGTGGCAGGCATCAAGATTACATGACGTTAGTTTATCAAGATGATGCTAAGCTCTTTATCCCAGTCACCCAACTCGATCGGATCCAAAAATACGTTTCGGCAGAAGGTAAAGAACCAAAGATCAATAAACTGGGCAGCAATAAGTGGGCAAAGACTAAAAGTAAAGTTGCTGCTAAGATCGAAGATATCGCTGATGAATTGATCGAACTTTACGCTGAAAGAAGTGCGAAAAAAGGCCACGCTTTTTCACCTGATACGAGTTATCAAGCTGAATTTGAAGAAGCCTTTCCGTTTACGGAAACACCAGATCAATTGCGCAGTGCCAAAGAGATCAAACGTGATATGGAAAAAGAACGCCCGATGGATCGTTTGTTGATCGGTGATGTTGGTTACGGTAAAACAGAAGTTGCGTTGCGCGCGGCCTTTAAAGCGATCGAAGACGGTAAACAAGTTGCCTTTTTAGCTCCAACGACTGTTTTAGCCCAACAACATTATGAAACGATGGTCGCGCGCTTTGAAGGTTTTCCCGTCGAGATCGGGATCTTATCGCGTTTTAGTACGCCAAAACAAGTCAAAGAGACATTAGAAGCGCTAAAGACAGGGCAATGCGATGTGATCGTTGGGACTCATCGCTTATTGTCAAAAGATGTCAAATTTGCTGATCTGGGGCTCTTGATCATCGATGAAGAACAACGTTTCGGGGTCAAACATAAGGAACGCTTAAAAGAGCTCAAAGCTTCGATCGATGTTTTGACTTTGACAGCAACACCGATCCCCCGAACTTTGAATATGTCGATGCTTGGCGTCCGTGATCTTTCTGTGATCGAAACTGCTCCCCTTGACCGTTATCCGATCCAAACGTACGTGATGGAACAAAATTATAGTGTCATCATCGATGGGATCAGACGGGAGCTTTCTCGAGGTGGCCAAGTCTTTTATTTGCATAATCGCGTCGACGATATCGAACAGACTGTCGGTCAACTAAAAGATCTCGTTCCTGAAGCCAAGATCGCTTATATCCATGGCCAGATGACAGAAACGCAACTTGAAGGGATCTTAGTTGATTTTATTGCTGGGCGTTATGATGTTTTAGTCACGACGACGATCATTGAGACTGGGGTCGATATTCCAAATGCCAATACACTTTTTGTCGAAGATGCAGATCGGATGGGACTTTCACAACTTTACCAATTACGTGGCAGAGTCGGACGTTCTAACCGAGTCGCTTATGCTTATTTTATGTACCGACCTGATAAAGTTTTGACAGAGATCAGTGAAAAACGCTTAGAGGCGATCAAAGATTTCACCGAGTTAGGTTCTGGTTTTAAGATCGCAATGCGTGACCTTTCGATCCGGGGGGCAGGAAACCTTTTAGGGAAACAGCAGCATGGTTTTATCGATTCTGTTGGGTATGAATTGTACACGCAGATGTTGAATGAAGCTGTAGCAAGAAAACGTGGCGTAAAAGAAAAGATCAAAACGAACTGTCAACTTGAATTACAATTAGAAGCTTATCTACCAGCAAGCTATATCGAGGATCCACGCCAAAAAATCGAGATCTATAAGCGGATCCATCAACTTGAAAACAAAGAGCAGTATGAAGAGATCAAAGAAGATCTCATTGACCGCTTTGGAGAATACCCTATTGAAGTTGCACGTTTGCTTGAGATCGGGCGCTTAAAGCTTTATGCAGATCATGCTTTACTAGCAAGTATCACGCAAAAGAGCCCGTTAAAAGTTGACCTTGTCTTATCTCCTAAGGCAAAATTAAGTGGTCGAGATCTTTTGCAAGCAACGAGTGCTAGTTCAGTTGGTGCTATCTATAAAGACGAGAGTAAAACGCTTGCTTTGACTTGGCAGCCAACAGATGCTGCTAAATTATTGTCTGAATTGAGTGCGATCTGTGAAAGATTGATGTTAGCTCAAGATAATGCCCCAGTAGTTGAGGAAAATGCGGATGAAAAATGA
- the ftsH gene encoding ATP-dependent zinc metalloprotease FtsH: MNNNRNGLLKNSLFYIVIFLGFMGAIYYFFGGRETTQSQPIQTSQFISELKKNNVKDFTMQPAGSTYKITGTYKKPEKIKRTTGLTGIAGTTSEVTSFTTNVLTNDSSVSQIKQYADKNKVKYGAKEEESSSIWIQLLIYVLPLVIFIFFFYMMMGQAGQGGGGGRGVMNFGKSKAKPVEKKNNKVRFSDVAGAEEEKQELVEVVEFLRDPRKFLSLGARIPSGVLLEGPPGTGKTLLAKAVAGEAGVPFFSISGSDFVEMFVGVGASRVRDLFENAKKNAPSIIFIDEIDAVGRRRGNGMGGGHDEREQTLNQLLVEMDGFEGDEGVIVMAATNRSDVLDPALLRPGRFDRKILVGRPDVKGREAILKVHAKNKPLASDVDLKMIAKQTPGFVGADLENLLNEAALLAARRNKKEIDASDIDEAEDRVIAGPAKRDRVISKKERETVAYHEAGHTIVGLVLNDARVVHKVTIVPRGRAGGYAIMLPKEDQMLLSKKDMQEQIAGLMGGRAAEELIFGQQSSGASNDFQQATQLARAMVTEYGMSDQLGPVQYEGQSGMFAGDAVPGQAPFSINTANAIDEEVKRLSEEGMALAKKIIEEHKEQHEVIAKALLEYETLDEKQILSLYKTGKMPAQAENEFPSEKAQATTFEESKEALERKEALKRENKSSKPEHSEFPSEKDATETKSSKETVVFYPKEQKDDDDVDKD, translated from the coding sequence ATGAACAATAACAGAAATGGACTGCTCAAAAATAGTCTATTTTACATCGTGATCTTTTTAGGCTTCATGGGAGCGATCTACTATTTCTTTGGTGGTCGAGAAACAACACAATCACAGCCTATCCAAACAAGTCAATTCATTTCTGAGTTGAAGAAAAATAACGTTAAAGATTTTACGATGCAACCGGCGGGAAGTACTTACAAGATCACCGGGACTTACAAAAAACCTGAAAAAATAAAGCGGACGACTGGGTTGACCGGGATCGCAGGTACGACAAGTGAAGTAACTTCATTTACGACCAATGTTTTGACTAATGATTCTTCTGTCAGTCAGATCAAACAGTACGCTGATAAAAATAAAGTCAAATATGGTGCTAAAGAAGAGGAATCAAGTAGTATTTGGATCCAATTGTTGATCTATGTTCTACCGCTTGTGATCTTTATCTTCTTCTTCTACATGATGATGGGCCAAGCTGGTCAAGGCGGTGGCGGTGGCCGTGGCGTCATGAACTTTGGTAAGTCGAAAGCTAAACCAGTTGAAAAGAAAAACAATAAAGTACGTTTCTCAGATGTTGCTGGTGCAGAAGAAGAAAAACAAGAGTTAGTCGAAGTAGTCGAATTCTTGCGTGATCCACGCAAATTCCTCTCACTTGGTGCGCGGATCCCTTCGGGTGTTTTACTAGAAGGACCTCCGGGAACAGGTAAGACTTTGCTAGCAAAAGCCGTTGCTGGCGAAGCAGGCGTGCCCTTCTTCTCGATCTCTGGTTCAGACTTTGTTGAGATGTTTGTCGGGGTCGGGGCAAGTCGTGTACGTGACTTGTTTGAAAATGCTAAGAAAAACGCCCCATCGATCATCTTTATCGATGAGATCGATGCGGTCGGTCGTCGGCGTGGAAACGGTATGGGCGGTGGTCACGATGAGCGTGAACAAACTTTGAACCAACTTTTAGTTGAAATGGATGGTTTTGAAGGCGATGAAGGCGTGATCGTGATGGCAGCGACAAACCGTTCTGATGTGTTAGATCCAGCGTTACTTCGTCCAGGTCGTTTTGACCGTAAGATCTTAGTCGGTCGTCCAGATGTCAAAGGGCGTGAAGCGATCTTGAAAGTTCATGCTAAGAACAAGCCGTTAGCGTCTGACGTTGATCTGAAGATGATCGCTAAACAAACGCCAGGTTTTGTTGGGGCCGATCTAGAAAACTTATTGAACGAAGCTGCTTTACTAGCTGCTCGTCGCAATAAAAAAGAGATCGATGCTTCTGATATCGATGAAGCAGAAGATCGCGTGATCGCAGGTCCTGCTAAACGCGATCGCGTCATCAGCAAAAAAGAACGCGAGACCGTCGCCTACCATGAAGCTGGACATACGATCGTGGGCTTAGTTTTAAATGATGCTCGCGTCGTGCATAAAGTAACGATCGTTCCACGTGGTCGTGCTGGTGGTTATGCGATCATGTTGCCAAAAGAAGATCAAATGCTTCTTTCGAAGAAAGATATGCAAGAACAGATCGCAGGGCTTATGGGTGGACGTGCTGCGGAAGAATTGATCTTTGGACAACAATCATCAGGGGCTTCAAACGACTTCCAACAAGCGACTCAATTGGCGCGTGCCATGGTCACAGAGTATGGGATGAGCGATCAATTAGGTCCAGTCCAATATGAAGGTCAAAGTGGTATGTTTGCCGGGGATGCTGTTCCAGGTCAAGCTCCATTCTCGATCAATACAGCAAATGCGATCGATGAGGAAGTTAAACGCCTTTCCGAAGAAGGGATGGCTTTAGCTAAGAAGATCATCGAAGAGCATAAAGAGCAACATGAAGTGATCGCCAAAGCCTTACTTGAGTACGAAACACTTGATGAGAAACAAATTTTGAGTTTGTATAAGACTGGTAAGATGCCAGCACAAGCTGAAAATGAATTTCCAAGTGAAAAAGCGCAAGCAACGACTTTTGAAGAATCAAAAGAAGCTTTAGAACGCAAGGAAGCTTTGAAGCGTGAAAATAAATCATCAAAACCAGAGCACTCAGAATTTCCAAGTGAAAAAGATGCGACTGAAACAAAGTCGAGCAAAGAAACGGTCGTCTTTTATCCAAAAGAACAAAAAGACGATGATGATGTAGATAAAGATTGA
- the hpt gene encoding hypoxanthine phosphoribosyltransferase, with translation MNNDIKEVLYSKEQIEAVTKKLGEQITADMKDKNPLVICVLKGAVLFMADIVRQIDTYCELDFMDVSSYGNATESSGEVKIVKDLDVSVKGRHVLIVEDIIDTGRTLERLVELLKHRNAASVKICTLLDKPERRVKSVVPDYVGFEVPNEFVVGYGLDYTGHYRNLPYVGILKPEVYENN, from the coding sequence ATGAATAACGACATCAAAGAAGTCTTATATAGTAAAGAACAGATCGAAGCAGTAACAAAGAAATTGGGTGAACAGATCACAGCTGATATGAAGGACAAAAATCCGCTTGTGATCTGCGTTTTAAAAGGAGCCGTTTTATTTATGGCCGATATCGTGCGTCAGATCGATACGTACTGTGAACTTGATTTCATGGATGTTTCAAGTTACGGTAATGCAACTGAATCTTCCGGTGAAGTCAAGATCGTCAAAGACCTTGATGTTTCAGTCAAGGGACGTCATGTTTTGATCGTTGAAGACATTATCGATACTGGGCGTACCTTAGAACGTCTAGTTGAACTTTTGAAGCACCGCAACGCAGCTTCAGTTAAGATCTGTACACTACTTGACAAGCCAGAAAGACGTGTTAAGTCAGTTGTTCCAGATTACGTTGGTTTTGAAGTGCCAAATGAGTTTGTTGTCGGTTACGGTCTAGACTATACAGGACACTATCGTAACCTACCTTATGTTGGGATCTTGAAACCAGAAGTTTACGAGAACAATTAA
- a CDS encoding RNA-binding S4 domain-containing protein translates to MRLDKYLKVSRVIKRRSVAKQIADQGRITINDRVAKSASEVNVGDLLVINFGNKTLTLKVAELKETTKKDESKGMYTIVSEEYQEDHRL, encoded by the coding sequence ATGAGATTAGATAAATATTTAAAAGTTTCGCGCGTGATCAAACGGCGGAGCGTAGCTAAACAGATCGCAGATCAAGGGCGGATCACGATCAATGATCGGGTCGCCAAATCAGCTAGTGAAGTCAATGTCGGCGATCTTTTAGTGATCAATTTTGGAAATAAGACTTTGACTTTAAAAGTAGCAGAACTAAAAGAAACGACTAAAAAAGATGAATCAAAAGGGATGTATACGATCGTCAGTGAAGAATATCAAGAAGATCATCGCCTTTGA
- a CDS encoding S1 domain-containing RNA-binding protein: MSIEVGEKVNGKVSGITNFGAFVDLGDKKTGLVHISEVSNNYVKDIHDVLTVGDEVKVKVLSVENDGKISLSIRKATDMKRFDQNKKTSDEKKHFEGERRERGSKNSSASKNRNFTAHRTENKKKDFDSLLAGFLKESDERLTSLKRNTEGKRGGRGGRRS; encoded by the coding sequence ATGTCAATTGAAGTCGGAGAAAAAGTCAATGGCAAAGTATCCGGGATAACTAATTTTGGGGCTTTTGTAGATCTAGGGGATAAAAAAACAGGCTTAGTGCATATCAGTGAAGTATCAAACAATTATGTCAAAGATATTCACGATGTATTGACAGTAGGGGATGAAGTTAAAGTCAAAGTTCTTTCTGTTGAAAACGATGGAAAGATCAGTCTATCGATCCGTAAGGCGACTGACATGAAACGCTTTGATCAAAATAAAAAAACAAGCGACGAAAAGAAGCACTTTGAAGGTGAACGTCGCGAACGGGGAAGTAAAAATAGTTCTGCGTCTAAAAATCGCAACTTTACAGCACACAGAACTGAAAATAAAAAGAAGGACTTCGACTCTTTATTGGCTGGTTTCTTAAAAGAAAGCGATGAACGCTTGACCTCTTTGAAACGAAATACAGAAGGTAAACGTGGTGGCCGGGGTGGCCGTCGCAGCTAA
- the tilS gene encoding tRNA lysidine(34) synthetase TilS, which produces MEQIKTIFANDWAKLVPQNEAVLLAVSTGADSMALLWLVAHLPSKLRPKINIAYVDHQLRPESQAETRFIQEYCQEQGFPLYWTKWQKKPVTGLEAKARAFRYAFFAEILEKQNIKYLVTAHHADDQAETFLMKLIRGGELQQLTGIKAKRVFEKDKFLVRPLLSFSKAELSDFITKNKIPYFEDQTNQDLSYFRNRVRHKLMPKLKQENAKVLTHIADYEAQLTELYELVAAELPAKLKQLEKTEGYDVTSFQQLSLAWQHQVLRALFAKEKLAVTKQKLAQVQNALVGERPQVALDLGAGREFCRSYQTFYFQKKSAVFEAKTIKTRLEVGKWHKLPHGQVGLFEKATFVFQEGDESLSVSKEQAPFYVRQRLSGDKMPYSQGTKKITRLLIDQKIPAKERAKLWYLVDDKDFVYWVFGIKKTDLSPRAVNAKIQYIIVYRRDDRREEKIDE; this is translated from the coding sequence ATGGAACAAATAAAAACGATCTTTGCAAATGATTGGGCTAAGTTAGTCCCCCAAAACGAAGCTGTTTTGCTAGCAGTGTCGACAGGCGCAGATTCGATGGCGCTTTTGTGGTTAGTAGCACACCTACCAAGTAAACTGCGCCCAAAGATCAATATTGCTTATGTTGATCATCAATTGCGGCCTGAAAGTCAAGCTGAGACAAGATTTATCCAAGAATACTGTCAAGAGCAAGGCTTTCCGCTTTATTGGACGAAGTGGCAAAAAAAGCCGGTGACTGGCTTGGAAGCTAAAGCTCGTGCCTTTCGGTATGCTTTTTTTGCAGAAATTTTAGAAAAACAAAATATCAAATATTTAGTCACAGCCCATCATGCCGATGACCAAGCTGAAACTTTTTTGATGAAGTTGATCCGCGGGGGTGAATTGCAACAATTAACAGGGATCAAAGCCAAACGTGTTTTTGAAAAAGATAAGTTTTTAGTTCGCCCTTTATTGTCGTTTTCAAAAGCCGAACTCAGCGACTTTATCACAAAAAATAAGATCCCTTATTTTGAAGACCAGACGAATCAAGATCTGAGCTACTTTCGTAACCGTGTCCGGCATAAACTCATGCCAAAACTTAAGCAAGAAAACGCTAAAGTTTTGACGCATATTGCAGATTATGAAGCTCAACTAACTGAATTGTATGAGCTAGTTGCAGCTGAATTACCAGCAAAATTAAAGCAGTTAGAGAAAACAGAAGGTTACGATGTTACTTCTTTTCAGCAACTCTCGCTAGCGTGGCAACACCAAGTCTTGCGCGCTTTATTTGCTAAAGAAAAATTAGCAGTTACGAAGCAAAAGTTAGCTCAAGTTCAAAATGCCTTAGTGGGTGAACGACCGCAAGTCGCGCTTGATCTTGGAGCGGGACGGGAATTTTGTCGAAGTTATCAGACCTTTTATTTTCAAAAAAAGTCGGCTGTGTTCGAAGCAAAAACAATAAAAACGCGGCTTGAAGTCGGAAAATGGCATAAACTGCCACACGGGCAAGTCGGCCTCTTTGAAAAAGCTACTTTTGTTTTTCAAGAAGGAGACGAGAGCTTGAGCGTGTCTAAAGAACAGGCCCCTTTTTATGTGCGACAACGGCTTTCTGGTGATAAGATGCCTTATTCACAAGGGACTAAAAAGATCACCCGTCTTTTGATCGATCAAAAAATTCCAGCTAAAGAACGGGCTAAACTTTGGTATCTAGTTGATGATAAAGATTTTGTCTATTGGGTCTTTGGGATCAAAAAAACTGATTTGTCACCACGGGCTGTAAATGCTAAAATTCAATACATAATAGTTTATCGTCGCGATGACAGAAGAGAGGAAAAAATAGATGAATAA
- a CDS encoding FtsB family cell division protein — translation MKDKQKKVKVLDNDFYRQQVASEKQKKAHSRKLKNHRLKMRLIYGVACLVTFFCLWSVGKNLWQTHLVKQQTVTAQKNLNTVKKENEKLKIRVKQLNDNDYLEKLIRERYYYSRDNETVYNLPEDKAKSLMDSGK, via the coding sequence ATGAAAGATAAACAAAAAAAGGTGAAAGTTCTCGATAATGATTTTTATCGGCAACAAGTAGCTAGTGAGAAGCAAAAAAAAGCGCATAGTAGAAAACTAAAGAATCATCGGCTAAAGATGCGCTTGATCTATGGGGTAGCGTGTTTGGTGACTTTTTTTTGTTTGTGGAGTGTCGGTAAAAACTTGTGGCAAACGCATTTGGTCAAACAACAAACAGTGACTGCTCAAAAAAACTTGAATACTGTCAAAAAAGAAAATGAAAAATTAAAGATCAGGGTCAAACAGCTCAATGACAATGATTATTTAGAGAAATTGATCCGTGAACGCTATTATTATTCACGCGATAATGAGACTGTCTATAATTTGCCTGAAGATAAGGCTAAAAGTCTGATGGATTCTGGAAAATAA